The following are from one region of the Methylophilus sp. DW102 genome:
- a CDS encoding APC family permease, translating into MNSSIDISQVGFAGGAESKHTLHRKIGWQGAFWVASGVPALVLFSMGAISATVGKPAWLVWAISITFGFIQAFTYAEIAGLFPHKSGGASVYGAVAWVRYSKFIAPVSVWCNWFAWSPVLAIGSGLAAGYILSALFSPDAAINTWQITLMDLSAIKAGLSLRINATFILGAAVLLTVFSIQHGGILRSAKATMILGVTALIPLMLIGLVPILTGDMPMANFFPLAPLSYDTAGNVIDGIWNIEGWKLMAAGLFIAAWSTYAFETAVCYTREFKNPKTDTFKAIFYSGLLCIAVYTLVPIAFQAHLGLGHLVTPAVTDAAGNVTTGAVYDGMLAPDIYSGMGVAGVLSSMLGGSKLIVTVLVIMLVLALLLSIMTSMAGSSRTLYQASVDGWLPKYLSQVNEHGAPTKAMWTDLCFNLLLLLMSDYVFVLAASNVGYIIFNFLNLNSGWIHRMDRPNWDRPYKAPTILLLLGGLLGFVNLGLMGLGADVWGAGTLNAGLFFATLIVPVFIYRHFIQDKGVFPSAMLEDMQLDNAKDGVMNRAGVLPYIALLVGVFIVFWLHSI; encoded by the coding sequence ATAAATTCTTCGATTGATATATCTCAAGTCGGCTTCGCAGGTGGTGCTGAAAGCAAGCACACGCTGCATCGCAAGATTGGTTGGCAAGGTGCCTTTTGGGTTGCTAGTGGCGTGCCAGCGCTTGTATTGTTTTCTATGGGCGCCATTTCGGCAACGGTAGGCAAACCAGCTTGGTTGGTATGGGCCATTTCTATCACATTTGGTTTTATTCAAGCATTTACGTATGCAGAAATTGCAGGCTTGTTTCCACATAAGTCTGGCGGTGCTTCGGTATATGGCGCGGTTGCATGGGTAAGATACAGCAAGTTTATCGCGCCAGTCTCAGTGTGGTGTAACTGGTTCGCGTGGTCTCCAGTATTGGCGATCGGCTCTGGACTCGCTGCAGGCTACATTTTAAGTGCCTTATTTTCCCCTGATGCCGCCATCAACACCTGGCAAATTACTCTCATGGACTTGAGTGCCATTAAAGCTGGCTTAAGCCTGAGAATTAACGCAACCTTTATTCTCGGGGCTGCCGTTTTACTGACAGTGTTTTCGATACAGCACGGTGGTATTTTACGTTCTGCCAAAGCAACCATGATCCTGGGTGTCACCGCTTTAATTCCACTCATGCTCATAGGCTTGGTGCCTATTCTCACCGGCGACATGCCTATGGCGAATTTCTTTCCCTTGGCACCTTTAAGTTATGACACAGCCGGGAATGTGATTGATGGTATTTGGAATATTGAAGGCTGGAAATTAATGGCGGCTGGCTTGTTTATTGCTGCCTGGTCAACGTATGCTTTTGAAACCGCCGTCTGTTACACACGAGAATTCAAGAACCCTAAAACAGATACTTTTAAGGCCATTTTCTACTCAGGTTTGCTGTGTATTGCGGTGTACACACTGGTGCCCATCGCTTTTCAGGCGCATTTAGGCTTAGGCCATTTGGTGACGCCAGCGGTGACAGATGCCGCGGGTAACGTAACGACTGGCGCAGTATACGATGGGATGTTGGCACCAGACATTTACAGTGGCATGGGCGTTGCCGGGGTGTTGTCGAGTATGTTGGGCGGCTCCAAGCTGATTGTGACAGTATTGGTGATTATGCTGGTTTTGGCGCTTTTGCTCTCGATCATGACCTCCATGGCCGGTTCTTCTCGTACGCTTTATCAAGCCTCTGTCGATGGCTGGCTGCCCAAATACTTGTCTCAAGTCAATGAGCATGGCGCGCCTACCAAAGCGATGTGGACAGATTTGTGTTTCAACCTGCTGTTATTGCTGATGTCAGACTATGTGTTTGTATTGGCTGCATCCAATGTTGGTTACATCATTTTTAACTTCCTCAATCTGAATTCCGGCTGGATACATCGCATGGACAGACCGAACTGGGACCGTCCATACAAAGCACCTACTATCCTACTGCTTCTAGGCGGCTTGCTCGGTTTTGTTAACTTGGGATTGATGGGATTAGGCGCTGACGTCTGGGGGGCAGGCACCCTCAATGCTGGACTGTTTTTTGCAACCTTGATTGTGCCGGTTTTTATTTACCGACACTTCATCCAGGATAAAGGTGTATTTCCATCAGCCATGCTAGAAGATATGCAACTAGACAATGCAAAGGATGGCGTCATGAACCGCGCTGGCGTGCTCCCTTATATAGCGTTGCTGGTGGGCGTCTTCATTGTCTTCTGGCTGCATAGCATTTAG
- the narL gene encoding two-component system response regulator NarL: MQTQYKVFLIDDHALFRKGVGQIIDADPAFKVIGEAASGQEGLDTAIGFKPDIVLIDLNMKGMNGIETLRQFKALDLTAKYVVLTVSDAEDDLLEALRAGADGYLLKDMEPEDLCANLKKVANGMTIIQDTLTEVLRTALLEPKPQRKDEQASLTEREREILQCLSDGLNNKTIARKLGISDTTVKVHIKHLLSKLKLSSRLEAAVWAHNQK; the protein is encoded by the coding sequence ATGCAGACCCAATACAAAGTGTTCTTGATCGATGATCACGCCCTCTTCCGCAAAGGGGTAGGACAAATCATAGATGCAGACCCTGCATTCAAAGTGATCGGTGAGGCCGCCTCAGGGCAAGAGGGTTTGGATACTGCCATTGGCTTTAAACCAGACATTGTGTTGATAGACCTCAACATGAAAGGAATGAATGGCATAGAGACCTTACGCCAATTTAAAGCGTTAGATCTCACTGCCAAATATGTGGTGCTGACGGTGTCAGATGCTGAAGACGATTTATTAGAGGCCTTGCGCGCAGGTGCTGATGGCTACTTGTTAAAAGACATGGAGCCGGAAGACCTCTGTGCCAACTTAAAAAAAGTCGCTAATGGCATGACGATTATTCAAGACACACTCACTGAAGTGCTTAGAACAGCCCTTTTAGAGCCCAAACCTCAACGTAAAGATGAGCAGGCTTCGCTCACTGAGCGTGAAAGAGAAATATTGCAATGTCTCAGTGACGGGCTCAATAACAAAACCATTGCCCGCAAACTTGGCATTAGCGACACCACCGTGAAAGTGCATATCAAACATTTACTGAGCAAACTTAAACTAAGTAGCCGCTTAGAAGCCGCAGTCTGGGCACACAATCAAAAATAA
- a CDS encoding histidine kinase, giving the protein MSIQFANLIKSIKDLTIHTLYAKLIILIFCITSSLILMQAGSLFLLDYTANNQKVIQDITKEQIFWQHFSDTAIGEAPEKLTEAILKADPHLRFDLGKMVAQINNHDATQVNQLLQKLREAREKISDTNFQQEQITSQRLTVQTLISSYEQFVALLLQEVEAKQSVISLLQLVSIYLAISCLITIAFRARKLLVDRMDTLVGFAGQDAQNEQREQDEDEFVKIERLVYETSARLEGFKAENEWFNQNSSERLRRLIRSQDFLHEFVESINNTLLSETVLRKSLFSLEKALNILNVSLIFTENDLGISTERVLFSNHKPEKLSDAILEDLTTTNLVRFCTNDNSSHDNGFQCIAVGFVTPTGALGVLQVEADLEHVFDETETQLIELTAHLLSMVMGFQGREQEGRRLALLEERAAIARELHDSLAQSLSFMKIQISRLQSASDNQLETNEFRGIVNELRDGLNTAYRELRELLATFRVHMDVRGLNSAIQTAIDEFSQRSNLSISLDNRLINCRLTVNEEFHILHVLREALSNVVRHANASRVEISLNFQSSGTIIIIVDDDGIGYTATEASGHYGQSIMQERAESLGGNVAVLRRKQGGTRVRLIFTPQLPQS; this is encoded by the coding sequence TTGAGCATTCAATTTGCAAACCTGATCAAAAGCATCAAAGATCTGACAATACACACATTGTATGCAAAGCTTATCATATTAATTTTTTGTATTACTTCCAGCTTGATACTCATGCAGGCTGGCTCTCTTTTTTTGCTCGACTACACTGCTAATAATCAAAAAGTCATTCAAGACATCACCAAAGAGCAGATTTTCTGGCAACATTTTTCTGACACCGCCATCGGAGAAGCGCCCGAGAAATTGACCGAAGCAATCCTTAAGGCCGATCCCCATTTACGCTTTGATCTCGGCAAGATGGTGGCACAGATTAACAACCATGATGCCACTCAAGTCAATCAACTGTTACAGAAACTTAGAGAAGCAAGAGAAAAAATCAGTGACACTAATTTTCAACAAGAGCAGATCACATCGCAACGACTCACGGTTCAGACTTTAATCTCAAGCTATGAGCAATTTGTCGCGCTATTGTTGCAAGAGGTCGAGGCAAAGCAATCAGTGATTTCACTGCTGCAGCTGGTCAGCATTTATTTAGCCATCAGTTGCTTGATCACCATCGCGTTTAGAGCCAGGAAGCTGCTGGTTGATCGAATGGATACGCTAGTCGGCTTTGCTGGTCAAGACGCACAAAATGAACAGCGCGAGCAGGATGAAGATGAGTTTGTCAAAATTGAACGCCTGGTTTACGAAACCTCGGCAAGACTAGAAGGGTTTAAAGCAGAAAACGAATGGTTCAATCAAAATAGCAGTGAACGCCTGCGTCGATTAATTAGATCACAAGACTTTCTGCATGAATTTGTAGAATCTATCAACAACACTTTATTAAGCGAAACGGTCTTACGCAAAAGTTTATTCTCGCTGGAAAAGGCCTTAAACATTTTAAATGTTTCTCTCATTTTTACAGAAAATGACTTGGGCATTTCAACAGAGCGCGTTTTATTCTCCAATCACAAACCAGAAAAACTCAGTGACGCCATTTTAGAAGATCTCACCACAACGAATCTGGTGAGATTCTGTACCAATGACAATTCGTCACATGACAATGGATTTCAATGCATTGCGGTCGGCTTCGTCACCCCCACTGGGGCATTGGGCGTGTTACAGGTCGAGGCGGATCTTGAGCATGTGTTTGATGAAACAGAAACGCAGTTGATCGAACTGACGGCCCATTTACTTTCTATGGTGATGGGTTTCCAAGGGCGGGAGCAAGAGGGTCGGCGTCTGGCATTGTTAGAAGAGCGTGCGGCCATTGCCCGTGAATTGCACGACTCTTTGGCGCAATCATTGTCCTTCATGAAAATTCAAATTTCGCGACTGCAAAGTGCAAGCGACAACCAATTAGAGACAAATGAATTTCGCGGCATTGTCAACGAATTGCGCGATGGCTTGAATACGGCTTATCGTGAGCTACGCGAGTTATTGGCAACCTTCCGCGTACATATGGATGTGCGGGGATTGAATTCGGCAATTCAAACTGCCATTGATGAATTTAGCCAGCGCTCCAACCTATCCATTTCCCTGGATAATCGTCTGATAAACTGTCGCTTGACTGTCAATGAAGAGTTTCATATTTTACATGTATTGCGTGAGGCACTCTCCAACGTAGTGCGCCATGCAAACGCAAGTAGAGTTGAAATCTCACTTAATTTTCAAAGTAGTGGAACCATCATTATCATCGTTGATGATGATGGTATTGGCTACACCGCCACTGAAGCGTCTGGCCATTATGGACAGAGCATCATGCAAGAGCGGGCAGAAAGCCTGGGCGGAAATGTTGCGGTTCTCAGACGCAAACAAGGGGGCACGCGAGTGCGCTTGATTTTTACGCCACAGTTGCCTCAATCATAG
- a CDS encoding PAS domain-containing protein, whose amino-acid sequence MSLFVFSTLILSVIFFIVFNAWWVSGASFNTHLSALMIAATTALTSLLLIAIYPIFRKHYTRHPKPSMDHSVTWANDVSSNLSTPAAVIDGYIVKFANKAFLMEIGMLSMQEQVVGMPLTNIIHPGDHQLLASLFAKTTATQDKKNHLRIRMLCLDGSILPAHVSVSPIQEDSRSVVNLLQFSSSLSQKMVESSELENSIHEQLINHIEQIVFYLKVNQEIIYLNHSWESMLGYKVQECLNKTLLTFVHPEDKALAEARITSLIQGKRNKTVVEFRLIARNGDSHWVELRAKNTTAYKGERSSIIGTLTDISQMKLTESTKRSHRHLLNALINNTPGMIYRCKNDKNWSFEFVSEGAVDITGYEPYEMIGNPNFSYAQIIHPEDRNIAWDHVQEKIRHQQKFQLLYRIYTRSGAVKWVLEQGKGVFSSAGELLALEGFITDVAQEDGSQAIQRLQKYFM is encoded by the coding sequence ATGAGTTTGTTTGTTTTTAGCACACTAATATTGAGTGTCATTTTTTTTATCGTCTTTAACGCATGGTGGGTATCTGGCGCCTCATTTAACACGCATTTATCTGCATTGATGATCGCTGCAACCACCGCATTGACTTCCTTGTTGTTGATTGCAATCTACCCCATCTTTCGTAAACATTATACGCGTCATCCCAAGCCATCGATGGATCATAGCGTGACTTGGGCCAACGATGTGTCTAGCAATCTTTCTACGCCTGCCGCAGTCATTGATGGCTACATTGTTAAGTTTGCGAACAAAGCATTTCTGATGGAAATTGGCATGTTAAGCATGCAGGAGCAAGTGGTCGGGATGCCGCTGACCAATATTATTCATCCTGGCGACCATCAGCTGCTGGCTTCTCTATTTGCAAAGACAACGGCGACACAAGATAAAAAGAATCACTTACGCATTCGTATGCTCTGCCTGGATGGCAGCATTTTACCGGCACACGTCTCCGTTTCACCCATACAAGAAGACAGTCGATCTGTGGTCAATTTACTCCAATTCTCTTCAAGCCTTTCACAAAAGATGGTGGAATCCAGTGAGCTTGAAAACTCAATACATGAGCAACTCATCAATCACATAGAACAAATTGTGTTTTATCTTAAAGTGAATCAAGAAATCATATACTTAAACCATTCTTGGGAATCAATGTTAGGTTACAAAGTACAAGAATGTCTCAATAAAACCTTACTTACTTTTGTGCATCCAGAAGATAAAGCGTTGGCTGAGGCGAGAATTACTTCTCTGATTCAAGGAAAGCGCAATAAAACCGTTGTCGAGTTTCGTCTGATTGCCAGAAATGGCGATTCTCATTGGGTGGAGTTGCGTGCGAAAAACACCACCGCATACAAAGGCGAACGATCCAGCATCATCGGCACCCTGACCGATATCAGCCAAATGAAGCTCACGGAGTCTACCAAAAGAAGCCATCGGCATCTGCTTAATGCGCTCATCAACAATACGCCTGGCATGATTTATCGTTGTAAAAATGATAAAAACTGGAGCTTTGAATTTGTCAGTGAAGGCGCGGTTGACATTACGGGTTACGAGCCGTATGAAATGATAGGCAACCCCAACTTTTCCTATGCCCAGATTATTCATCCTGAGGACCGCAATATCGCCTGGGATCATGTGCAAGAGAAAATCAGGCATCAACAAAAATTCCAATTACTTTATCGTATTTATACGCGTTCTGGCGCGGTTAAATGGGTACTAGAGCAGGGTAAAGGGGTATTTTCAAGTGCTGGAGAGTTGTTAGCACTTGAAGGCTTCATTACCGACGTGGCTCAAGAGGATGGGTCGCAGGCCATACAGCGCTTACAAAAGTATTTCATGTGA
- a CDS encoding DUF3445 domain-containing protein, producing the protein MSLAFKKETFRDDYTYQNSAEAIRRFPFPFAEDTYMYSVNIEPHTKGPVGAVTEFAFDIDEHYVAECEDKAKTLALDAGRYQALPHMAEAQWDFLELTMESLSNDYPDLFSLKKDGLLWTWENKPLGIKNTFTFGDSTSFDMDPMEYMGRQVQGDFVLLDQRNGTLYADAGFITSQADWSLAFDVGMAWHEWHGPVPQVTKLGVMDRALKFLMALQLGAPVRRLNWTMTINPRLDTSPENYPLWGGDRNKVTIDNVGELVHLRVELQSLFRLPRSNAILFSIRCYLINMNELSTSARWAKRFHRVLKSLHPDLVEYKGLTKFKDLTVQWLSKKDDGAEVALGTHP; encoded by the coding sequence ATGAGCTTAGCTTTTAAAAAAGAAACCTTTCGCGATGACTATACCTACCAAAACTCAGCCGAAGCCATTAGACGGTTTCCATTTCCGTTTGCAGAAGACACCTACATGTATTCAGTGAATATTGAGCCCCACACCAAGGGGCCGGTGGGCGCTGTGACTGAATTTGCTTTTGATATTGATGAGCACTACGTCGCTGAATGCGAGGATAAAGCCAAAACATTAGCGCTAGATGCGGGACGGTACCAGGCCTTGCCACACATGGCGGAGGCGCAATGGGACTTTCTAGAGCTGACGATGGAAAGTTTATCGAACGACTATCCTGACCTATTTTCGCTCAAAAAAGACGGCCTATTGTGGACCTGGGAAAATAAACCGCTTGGGATTAAAAACACGTTTACCTTTGGCGATAGCACCTCGTTTGACATGGATCCAATGGAGTATATGGGGAGACAGGTGCAAGGTGACTTTGTGCTGTTGGATCAACGCAACGGCACGTTGTATGCTGATGCTGGCTTTATCACCAGCCAAGCAGATTGGTCGCTGGCCTTTGATGTGGGCATGGCCTGGCATGAGTGGCACGGCCCTGTCCCGCAAGTGACGAAACTAGGTGTGATGGATCGCGCTTTAAAATTCCTCATGGCCTTGCAATTGGGTGCACCCGTACGGCGTTTAAATTGGACCATGACGATTAACCCAAGGCTAGACACTTCGCCAGAAAACTATCCCTTGTGGGGCGGCGACCGCAATAAAGTCACCATCGACAATGTGGGCGAGCTGGTACATTTACGTGTTGAGTTACAAAGCCTATTCAGATTGCCACGCAGCAATGCCATACTGTTCAGTATCCGCTGCTATTTAATCAATATGAATGAGTTAAGCACTTCCGCACGCTGGGCAAAACGCTTTCATCGGGTGCTGAAGTCATTACATCCGGATTTGGTGGAGTACAAAGGCTTAACCAAGTTTAAAGATTTAACGGTGCAATGGCTGTCTAAAAAAGATGATGGCGCAGAAGTGGCGTTAGGGACGCACCCATAA
- a CDS encoding PDR/VanB family oxidoreductase, which translates to MSTFKVVVSNIQQITPLIKQFSFIREDGASLPPFSGGSHVVVAMNINGRLHRNPYSLMGSPQAPDTYHIAVRLQEHSRGGSAYLHHEVKVGSQLEITYPNNLFALDKRARKHLLVAGGIGITPFMSQIEDLIRTKANYELHYAYRSQDHAAFTSTLKEKCDERIRVYVESEGLSIDLKALLSKQPLGTHVYVCGPNAMVVALIETARSLGWPENHIHSEQFLAPPSGEPFKVKLAKSNIEVHVPAEMSMLEAIEAAGVDAPYSCRGGACGRCELEVIRTDGVLVHQDHYLSEADKAAGKKIMPCVSRAKCHSLEINL; encoded by the coding sequence TTGAGTACATTTAAAGTTGTTGTTTCAAATATTCAGCAAATCACTCCGCTGATTAAGCAGTTCTCCTTTATCAGGGAGGATGGCGCAAGTTTGCCTCCATTTTCAGGGGGGAGTCATGTGGTGGTTGCGATGAACATCAATGGTCGACTCCATCGCAACCCTTACTCACTGATGGGCTCTCCGCAGGCGCCTGATACTTATCACATTGCCGTGCGTCTACAAGAACACTCACGCGGTGGCTCGGCTTACCTCCATCATGAGGTCAAGGTTGGCTCTCAATTAGAAATCACGTATCCAAACAACTTATTCGCGCTGGATAAAAGAGCGCGTAAACATCTCCTCGTCGCTGGTGGCATTGGCATCACCCCATTCATGTCGCAGATTGAAGATTTAATCAGGACCAAAGCCAATTACGAATTGCATTACGCCTATCGCTCTCAGGATCACGCGGCATTCACCTCTACCCTGAAAGAAAAATGCGATGAAAGAATCCGTGTGTATGTCGAAAGCGAAGGACTCAGCATTGATCTCAAAGCGCTATTAAGCAAACAACCCCTGGGCACCCACGTCTATGTGTGTGGACCGAATGCGATGGTGGTGGCTTTAATTGAAACGGCGCGATCACTGGGTTGGCCAGAAAATCATATCCATAGCGAACAGTTTTTAGCGCCGCCTTCAGGTGAACCATTCAAAGTGAAATTGGCAAAATCTAACATTGAAGTTCATGTCCCCGCAGAAATGAGCATGTTGGAAGCCATTGAAGCGGCAGGGGTGGATGCGCCCTACTCTTGCCGTGGCGGCGCATGTGGCCGCTGTGAGCTGGAAGTCATCCGAACTGATGGCGTGCTGGTGCATCAAGATCACTATTTATCAGAAGCAGACAAGGCGGCTGGCAAAAAGATTATGCCTTGCGTCTCGCGCGCAAAATGCCACTCCTTAGAAATCAATCTTTAA
- a CDS encoding dimethylamine monooxygenase subunit DmmA family protein: MERGYWIRSKPVYSTLVWQQQANAHIVLVEGSAGGLAAMKLFQQMHPEHPTKVLYARNPVVQQDLSIPLSKVVPDALLMFETTEESLVAFEAHLSSACMGLRIYVAGSERFIWQVAQMADKYGIDDSDIIKELVGTLARPIYCVHCKTISYEAHTNIKKCDGCGKQLFVRDHFSRRLGAYMGLMVDAEDPGQIPSIEEIYP; the protein is encoded by the coding sequence ATGGAACGCGGATATTGGATTCGAAGTAAGCCGGTCTACTCAACCTTGGTCTGGCAACAACAAGCAAACGCACATATTGTGCTGGTTGAAGGCAGTGCCGGGGGCCTGGCGGCAATGAAGTTATTCCAGCAAATGCATCCAGAGCACCCTACCAAAGTGCTCTATGCCAGAAACCCCGTGGTGCAACAGGATCTCAGCATCCCCTTAAGCAAAGTCGTACCGGATGCGCTGTTGATGTTTGAAACGACAGAGGAGTCTCTCGTTGCATTTGAGGCCCATTTATCCAGTGCATGCATGGGCTTACGCATCTACGTGGCAGGCTCTGAGCGCTTTATCTGGCAGGTGGCTCAAATGGCTGACAAATATGGCATTGATGACAGTGACATCATCAAAGAGCTCGTTGGCACCTTAGCTCGGCCTATCTATTGTGTTCATTGCAAGACTATCTCTTATGAAGCGCATACCAATATCAAAAAATGTGATGGCTGCGGCAAACAATTGTTTGTCAGAGACCACTTTTCTAGACGCCTTGGTGCTTATATGGGGCTGATGGTGGACGCTGAAGACCCAGGGCAGATTCCAAGCATTGAGGAGATTTACCCTTGA
- a CDS encoding NAD(P)/FAD-dependent oxidoreductase — protein MRIFHLGEAGYFSDIALLNAAQTNQSDLWRILMSTRIAILGAGPSGLAQLRAFQSAQAKGAQIPEIVCFEKQSDWGGLWNYTWRTGTDEHGEPVHGSMYRYLWSNGPKECLEFADYTFEEHFGRPIASYPPREVLFDYIKGRVEKAGVRDYIRFNTAVRNVIFSEETQKFTVTVQDHTTDTVYAEEFDYVVCATGHFSTPKIPSFEGFDKFGGRILHAHDFRDALEFKDKDILLVGSSYSAEDIGSQCYKYGARSIISCYRTAPMNYKWPKNWEEKPNLVRVDTDTAYFLDGSSRKVDAIILCTGYLHHFPFLADDLRLKTNNRLWPLNLYKGVAWEDNPKFFYIGMQDQWYSFNMFDAQAWYVRDIILGRIELPAKAEMKAHSMLWREKELALQTAEEMYTYQGDYIQELIDATDYPSFDIPAVNKTFLEWKYHKKQNIMTFRDHSYRSLMTGTMSPPHHTPWLEALDDSLEAYLSDKSELPAVKEA, from the coding sequence ATGAGGATTTTTCATCTTGGTGAAGCAGGTTACTTTAGCGACATCGCGCTTCTAAACGCGGCGCAAACTAATCAATCAGATTTATGGAGAATCCTAATGTCAACGCGAATAGCCATACTCGGGGCGGGTCCAAGCGGCCTCGCACAGCTTAGAGCCTTTCAATCAGCCCAGGCAAAAGGCGCTCAAATTCCAGAAATTGTGTGCTTTGAAAAGCAAAGCGACTGGGGTGGGTTGTGGAATTACACCTGGCGTACAGGGACAGATGAACATGGCGAGCCTGTCCATGGCAGTATGTATCGTTATCTTTGGTCTAACGGTCCCAAAGAGTGTCTGGAATTTGCCGACTACACCTTTGAAGAACATTTTGGCAGGCCGATCGCCTCATACCCACCACGCGAAGTGTTGTTTGATTACATCAAAGGTCGCGTTGAGAAAGCAGGTGTGCGCGATTATATTCGCTTTAATACGGCTGTACGTAATGTCATCTTTAGTGAGGAGACTCAGAAGTTCACCGTGACTGTGCAAGATCACACCACGGATACCGTTTACGCAGAGGAGTTTGATTACGTGGTCTGCGCGACGGGGCATTTCTCTACCCCAAAAATCCCGAGTTTTGAAGGCTTTGACAAGTTTGGCGGACGCATCTTGCATGCCCATGATTTCCGGGATGCCCTGGAGTTTAAAGACAAAGACATTCTATTGGTCGGCAGCAGCTATTCCGCAGAAGATATAGGCTCGCAATGTTACAAATATGGGGCACGCAGCATCATCAGCTGTTACCGCACCGCACCAATGAATTATAAATGGCCAAAAAACTGGGAAGAAAAACCCAATCTGGTCAGAGTCGATACGGATACTGCTTATTTTCTCGATGGCAGCTCGCGAAAAGTGGATGCGATTATTCTGTGTACTGGCTATTTGCATCACTTTCCATTCCTCGCAGATGATTTACGCTTAAAAACCAACAATCGGCTTTGGCCACTTAACCTGTATAAAGGCGTTGCATGGGAAGACAATCCAAAATTCTTCTATATCGGCATGCAGGATCAGTGGTATTCCTTCAATATGTTTGATGCGCAGGCTTGGTACGTGCGAGACATTATTTTGGGACGTATTGAATTACCGGCAAAAGCCGAGATGAAAGCGCATAGCATGCTATGGCGTGAAAAAGAACTGGCGCTACAAACAGCGGAAGAAATGTACACCTACCAAGGCGACTATATTCAGGAGCTGATAGATGCCACCGACTATCCATCATTTGATATTCCTGCGGTAAACAAGACCTTCCTTGAATGGAAGTATCATAAAAAGCAAAACATCATGACTTTCCGTGATCACTCTTATCGCTCCTTGATGACGGGCACCATGTCCCCACCCCATCACACACCTTGGCTAGAAGCGTTGGACGACTCCTTGGAGGCGTATCTCTCCGATAAAAGCGAATTGCCTGCGGTGAAAGAGGCTTAA